GATCCGCGACCCCAACCCGGTGATGTTCTTCGAACACAAGCACCTCTATCGGTACCGGACCGAGGACGTGCCGGACGGCGAGCACACGACGCCGATCGGCGTCGCGCGTACGGTCCGCGACGGCACCACGCTCTCCGTGTTCTCCTATGGGTGGATGCTGCACAAATGCCTCGCCGCGGCCGACGCGGTGGCACGCGATGGGATCGACGCGGAGGTCTTGGATCTCAGGAGTCTTGCGCCCCTCGACCGCGAGGCGATTCTGGGGTCGGTGCGCAAGACCGGCAAAGCGCTCGTGGTGCACGAGGCGGTCCGCACGGCCGGCGTCGGCGCCGAGGTCGCGTCGTTGATCGGCGAGGAGGCGTTCGATGCGCTGGACGGCCCGGTGGTGCGGCTTGCCGGCAAGGACGCGCCGGTGCCGCACAGCCCGGTGCTCGAGGCCGCGTTTCAGCCGTCTGCGGACGAGATCGCCTCGGCGATCCGCGCGCTCGCCGCGTACTGAACGCCCGCGGCCCCTCCGTTGGGGCCGTGTCGATCCGGCGGACCGCATTCGAAGTCGCATCGTGAGGGGGGAGGGCAGCGCGGTCTTTGCGAGCGCTCGTGTTGCCCGCGATCGTCGCCCGCGTCGCAAGAACAGGCACGGCCTTCACGTCTGTCAGTCTCGCGGAATCTCTTTCGTAGCGTTCCGGGCGGCACGGCGGGTTTGCATCGGTGGGCTCGGACGCTCGACGAACGCCAGACGCCCGGAGCGTCAGGGGCTCCGAGCGCCGTGGCTGAACGGACCTGCGTGCTGGTAAGGGACCGCTATTTTACGTCGTACCCGGTGTCCAAGACGGCGGCGTCCGCCCCGTTCTTGCACGTGATGTGCACGCCGTAGTGCGCGGAGTACCCATGGATCTGTTGCCACGACCAGGTGACTTGGCCCTTGTCATCGGCCTGGAGGTCCCGGAGCGGGGCTGATGTTTGCGATCCTCCTCTGCCTGTGGCGCTGTTTCCGACCGACACCAGTCCCCCACACGTTGCCCCGGATTGCGTTTGCACGACAATCGTCTGTTGTTGCCCCTGACCAATTGGCGAATTGATGGACACCAGTGTCACCGTGAGTTTGTCGGCGAACCCTGGTCCAACGCTCACGGTCAGCAGGATCAGTATCGTCGGGACGAGGAGAGCAATGGCTCGCATGAGGTCCTCCTTTGCGTGGCGTAACTCGGGAGAGTGTAACAGGGGCGGGAGCCCGCCGCCATCCTTCGTTCGATCCGCTTTACGCGACCTCGCGGGTCGGCCTTCGTTCGATGGAAGCCATGGGCACCTTCGTGCGGCGACGGAGAGCCCGGGAGTCATGATCCCACCCGTCGCGTTCGAAAGGCATCCAAGGCAACACGATCATTCCGCATCTCCCCACGGGAACCAAGACGCCCGCTGAGGCCCTGTCCCTCGCCCGCGAGCTCATGGCCACGTCTGTGGCTCAGGGGACGGGGTACGCCACAGTGACTGTGCGGCGAGCCGCGACGCGGGAACGGCCACCGATGGGAACGCGCAGTCGTCGCGGAGCGGCGGCGAGGTTGTGGGGGCCGGGGCGTCGCGGGCTACTGTTTGGTCCGGTAAGGCGGCGGAATCCTCGCTCGGACTCCCTAGCCGCGCCCTTCGAGCGCCCGCTTGATCCACGCCAGATGCCCTCGCCGGATGTGTCCATAGTTGTAGAAGGAGAGCCCGTCCACGCCCACCTCGCGGAGCACCCGTACCTTCGCCGCGAGGTTCGTCGCGTCGGCCGCATCCGGGTAGGCGGGCTTGAGGACGACGTGGAGGCGCGTGCTCGGCCCGATCCGATGACGGGCCCACCACGCGTCCGCGCCGACCTCGATGGGGTCCGCACGGTAGCCGAGGATCTCGATCGTGTCGACGTGCCCCGCGAGCCGCGTCAGGTCCGAACCGTTCAGCGGTGCCCGCGCGAGCGGTTGGCCGACGGACGGAATGACGGACAGACGCACCCCCGCCGGCGTGGCGGCGCGGAGGTCGGCGACGAGCGACGTCACGGTGTCGACCCGGACGGCGAGGTAGGATGCGAACTCGCGGTCGTGGAGAACGTTTGCGAGCACCCAATGGAGCGCTTGTCCGTCGGAGGGTCGCGGCATCGACGGCGCATCGAAGAACGCATCGAGCGCGTCGCGCACGGTCTCCGCGAGTCGGGCGGCGTCGAGCCCGGTCTCCGCGGCCCTCGCCGCACACGCCGGGCAGAAGCACAGGGCGAGCAGCATCGCGCTCCACGGATCCGGCGGGTCCATGCGGTTCTCATGGTGAAATCCGTGCGCGTACGGGAGAAAACCCGGCGCTTCGATGACGACGTGCTGCACCGGGTAGGACGCCGCCACGTCCGCGATCAGGGCCCGCGCGTACGCGCGCACCGACCCATGGCTGGGGCAGAGGCTGTACCAGTACGGGTCGCCGTAGGCATTTCGCGCAACGCACTCCGGGTGCGCGGTGCCGAGCGGCGTGTTGTGCAAGAGCACCATCCACGCGGCGACGTCGACACCGCTGGCCGCCCGGTGGTCTGCCAGCGCGGCGAACGCATCGTACCGCTCAACGAGCGGGTTCACGATGGGGCGGAGCGGGGTGTCTCGATACCGGGCGGTCGTCGGCCGGAAATATACCGTGCCGTCGACCGGGAAGATGACGCGGGTCGCGGGCGCATGCGGACGCAGAAATTTTCCGGCGTGGTAGCTGCCGGCGACGACGGCCGTGTTGATGCCGACGTCCCGGAGGCGCGCTGTCACCGCCTCGGTACCTTCATCGGCGAGATCCCACGGATACAGAAACATCCCCGCGTACACGCGCATCCCCGCCTTTCAAGAACGTCGGGGGATCCTTCCTGGCGCGTCGCGGCGTCCCCTGTTCGCGGTCAGGATCTATCTCGGCGTGTTGCGCGGCGGGCGGACGGCAAGTGGATGAGGCGGCGCGGAGGAGCGCATCCCGCGGCCCGCGAAGGCCGTGGGCGCTGCCGTCGGGCCGCGTTGGCGTGTGTCGAGACGTCGGCCGAGCAGCGGAGGAGGCCCGATGGACGAGGCCGCGCTGTTTCACCTGCTGGATGAGTTGGCCGAGTTTGGCCGCGCGCACGACGCCCGCGAATCCGAGCGATCGCGGCGGCTGCTCAACATCACGCCCGAGGCCGGCCGGTTCTTGTCGATTCTGGTGCGCGTGCTCGGCGCGCGCACCATCTTGGAGCTGGGGACGTCGAACGGGTACTCGACGATCTGGCTGGCATGGGCCGCGTCCGCGACCGGCGGCCACGTCACGACGGTCGATCAGGCGCCGCACAAGGTGGCGATGGCGCGCGAGAACCTGGCCCGAGCCGGGGTGGGCGGGCGCGTGACGATCCGAGAGGCCCGCATCCTCGACGTGCTGCCGAGCATCGCCGGGCCCGTGGATTTCATCCTGCTGGACGCCGACCGCCCCAGTTATCTGACGTACCTCGGCCCGCTGCTGCGGTTACTCCGCCCGGGTGGCCTGCTCGCGACGGACAATGTGGTGTCGCACGCGTCGGAGGTCACGGCGTTTATGGCGCGATTGAGGGCGGACCCCGCATTGGAGACCGTGACCCTGCCGGTCGGAAGCGGCGTGGAGCTCACCTACAAGCGGACACCCTGACGATGTCGGGCGATCGGCCCGCCGGTCTCGTCGCGACCGTTTAGGCGGGGGATGGGAGGTCTCGTCTCGGAACGAGCGTTTCCCCGCGCCGGACATCCCACACCCCGCGGTAGGTGACGCGCACGTCGGGCAGCGAGTCGATCGGCAGGAAGAGCAGGCTGTAGTGTGGGTCGGCGTGAGCGTACCCGCGCGCGCGGAGGAACGCGTACAGGCCCCGCACCTGGTCTGCGACCGCCGGCAAACGGTCGGGCGACATCACCCCTGCGATCGGCAGCGGCAGTTCGAGCAGGGTCGTTCCCCGTTCCACCGCCACGATCCCGCCGCCGATCTCGAGGACCCGCCGGGTGGCGTGCGCCATGTCCGCGGGGTCCTGGCCGAGCACGATGAGATGGGCGTTGACGTTGAACGAGGACGCCATCCCGCCCAGCCGGGTGACGAAATTCGAGAGCGCGCCGTTGGTGATCCAGCGTCCCGCCGGATCGAGGAGCGCCAGCCGGACAACGTCGGAGGGCCACGCGAGCACGCCGTTGCGAACGGGCACGGTCATGTCTCGCCTGCGCGTGATGACGCTGTTCTCCAAGTGCATCACCGGAAAGCTCACGCTGTCGGGCGGACTCGCGGGGACTCGGGACGACGTTCCATCGCCGGCGGCGGCGAGGTCACCGGCCGTGGTCTCGAACAGCTCCGGGCGTGGATGCCAATCCGGTCGGATCCTGCGCGGAAAGTAGCGGGGCCAGTCCACGTCGGGGAAGGTCGCCACCGTCGCGCGGTCGCGCACCGCGATCTCGCCCGCGGCCAGCACGAGCGACGGCGTGGGATCGCGGAGGTCGTCGAGCACGGCGATATCCGCGCGCCGGCCGGGACCGATTCCGCCGATTTCCTCGTCGAGGTCGAAGTACGTCGCCGGATTGAGCGTCGCCATCTGATACGCGGGGATCGGCGGGATGCCCGACGCAATGGCCTGACGGATCACGTGGTCCATGTAACCGGATTCGGCGATCGTCGTCGTCTCGGGGCCGTCCGTGGTCAGCATCAGCCGGGCGGAGGCCGCCCGCTCCGCCGTGACCGCCTGTGCGAGGGCGGGGAGATCCGGACGCAGCGACGAGTGTCGCAGCATCGTGTAGATGCCGGCCCGGAGCCTGGCGAGGGCTTCGTCCGGGGTGATCGCCTCGTGATCCGCCGACCAGCCCGCGGCGGCGAGCGCGACGAGACGGTCGGGCGACGCCCCCGGCGCATGGCCCTCGATCCGCCGGCCGGTCGAGAACGCGAGCGCAATCTTCCGGAACAGGTCCTCGTCTCCGCGGTAGAGGTCGGGCCACCGGGTGACCTCGCCGACGGCGCGCACCGATTCCTGTTCCAGCAACGGGGTCAGACGCTCGATCGAGAACATCGTTTCGTCCGGCAGCGGCGAGGCCGCGTCGGGGCGGAGGAACCAGTAGACGTGGACCGGCATGGCGGACAGCCTCGCCAGCAGCTCCACGATCAGTTCCGGCGGCGTCTGCAACTGTATCTGCAGGGTGTCTGCGACCAGCGCGGTCGTCCCCGTACGCAGGACCTCGCGTGCGAACTCGACCGGGGTCACCATCCCGGTGATGTGGGTGTGGGGGTCGATGTACCCGGGCGCGAGCACCTTGCCGGCGAGCGTCAGGACGTCGGTGTCCGGTCCCACCATCGTGCGGCCGGACCCCACGTACGCCACGCGGCCGCCGGCGATGGCCACGTTCGCCCGGTAGAGTTCACCGCTGTACACGTTGAGCAGCGTCGCGCTCTCAAGATAGCGGTCGGCGGGTTGGCGGCCCGCGGCCACGCCCAGCAGACGTCGGCTCTCCTCGAAGGTTCGTGTCGTATGTCTCAGCGGGGTGCTCCCATCCTCGGTGCCGGCGCGCTCCGCGCGACCGCAGCGGTCAGAAGATCTTGGTGCCGTCCGGCACGTCGCGCTCGAGGCTCAAGAGCACGACCCGTCGTTCTGGATCCGCCGCGCCCAGGACCAGCACCTCGGACGTGAACCCGGCGATCGCACGGGCTCCCAGGTTGAAGGCCGCGACGACCTGTCGTCCCACGAGGTCTTCCGGCCGGTACAGATCAGTGAGCTGCGCGCTCGACGTGCGCTCGCCGTAGGGTCCGAAGTCGATCCAGAGCATGTATGAGGGCTTCCGCGCCTTGGGATGGCGCTCCGCCCTGCGGATCCGGCCGACCCGCATGTCGAGGGCTTCAAATGCCTCGAGTCCCTTCATGCTGTCGTGTGTGCGCAGCCCTGGCGGGTGGGCCGCCGCCTAGTCGGACGACGCCAGGTAGCGCAGCAGCGTCCGCACCCCGAAGCCGGTGCCGCCCATCGGCATGTAGGGCGGTGCGCTCTTCTCCTCGCAAAACGCTGGCCCAGCAATGTCGAGGTGGGCCCACGGGGTCGCGCCAACGAACTCGCCGATGAACGCGGCGGCCCGCTCGGCGCCGGCTTGGCGCCCGGCGGAGTTCTTCAGGTCGGAGATCTCGCCGCGCATCGCCTCGAGGTACTCCTCGTACATCGGCAACTGCCAGACCTGTTCCCCGGCCAGCGCCGCGGCGCGGACGAGGCGCTCTTGCAGGGTCTGGTCGTTGCCCATGATGCCGGCCGTGTAGTCGCCGAGCGCGATCACGCACGAGCCGGTCAGCGTGGCGAGGTCGATGAGTTCCGTGGCGCCCTCGCGCACCGCGAACGCAAGTCCGTCCGCGAGCACGAGCCTGCCCTCCGCGTCGGTGTTGGTGATCTCCACGGTCTTCCCCGCGAGGCTCCGGATGATATCGCCTGGCCGCATCGCGTGCCCGCTGATCATGTTCTCGGTGGCGGTCGCGATGCCGAGCACGCGCACGGGCACGTCGTGGGCGCGCAGCGCGCTCATCGCGCCGACGACGGCGGCGGCGCCTCCCATGTCGCCCTTCATCGTAGCCATCCCGCTCGCCCCCTTGATGTCGAGCCCGCCGCTGTCGAACGTGATGCCCTTGCCCACGATCGCGACCGTTCGCCGGGGCCGCTCGCCACCGCCGGAACCCTTCGGTTCGTACGTGAGCACGATGAACTTCGGGGGTTGGTCGCTCGCCGCCGCGACGGCGGCGAACAGTCCCATCCCCATGCGGCGTGCCTCGTCGAGCTCGATGACGCGGAAGCGAAGCCCGTCCCGCTCGGCGACCGCGCGGGCCGCGTCCGCGAGGCCGGCAGGGGTCATGACGTTGGCTGGCTCGTTGACGAGGTCGCGCGCCAGACAGGTCGCCCGCACGGCTGCTTCCCCGAGCCTGAGCGCGGCCCCGAGTGCCTCCTGGGCCCCGGTGGGCACCAACACGGTTGCCTCCTGCACGGGCGTGTCGGTGCCGCCGCGGTACTTGTCAAACCGGTAGGCGCCGAGCCCGGCGCCCTCTACGATCGCGCGGACGCGCTCGGCCGCATCCGAGCCGTCCGGTCCCGTGTGCAGCGCGATCCGCACCGCCCGGGCCTCACGCGCGCGCCGGACCGTCACCGCTGCGTAGCGCCGCAGGCGCTCGTGGTCGGATCCCGCGCCGGTGCCCACGAGCAACACCCGACGGAACGGTGCGTCCGGGGCGAAGTGCATCACGGTGGTGCCCTGTTTGCCGGTGAATCCTTCGACGCGCGCCAGTTCGGCGAGCCGTCCGCCGGTCGCGCCGTCGACGTCGGCCGCAGGTCCACTTAGTGTTCCCGGTTCGGAGACCGGCAGAGCGAGCAGGTCGCACTGCGTACGGTGAGGCGCGGTGTCGCCGAGTCCAAAGCGCATCAAGGGTCCTCCCAAGGATGCGGCGGCGAACGCCGCCGCAGGCTCGCGCGAGAAGAAACGCACTCAGGAGTATTGTCGGGCGCGCCGGGAAACCCCTCTGCGGGGCACGGCGTGTTGACGGTCGGGAGGCCCGGCGGTAGACTCGGGCCGGGATGGTGAGAGCGCTCGCGGTCGTCCTCGTCGTTGCGGCCGCGGTGGGGACCGTGGGACCGGCGCCCGGTGCCGGTCGGTCCGCGTCCGCCGCGATCGTCCTCGTGCACGCGGGCGCCAGCCTGGCCGCGCTCGCCCCGATCTACGCCATGCGGCGTCCGTTCGGTCTCGGGATTCGCCCGCGGCAGCCCTACTCGGTGGAAATCTCGAAGGACGCGCCGGCCCACGGGCTGGAGGCGGTGCTGGACCTCCCGGTCGGGACGGCCGGGTCGGCCGTTCCCGCGATCACCGCGCGCATGTCCGATGACGAGATCCGCCGCACGACGTTGGACGATCTCGTGACGGCGCCGGGGGTCGTGGGGCTCCGCGCCGACGCCGGGGCCTATGGCGTGCCGAACGCTCGGGTGCTGCGAGACGTGTTGCAGGTCGTTCGTGCGAGGGGTGCGTGGTTTCTCGCGGCTGGAGACGACGACTCCGGTGCGTCCGCGATCGCCCGGGAACTCGGCGTTCCGGTGCTCGTCGTGACCGATGATCTGGATGCGACCCCGACCCCCGATGCGATTGCGGCAGGCGTCCGTAGGCTGATCACGCGCGCGCGCGGGACGGGAATGGCGATTGGCGTGGCTCGCTTGGAGACGCCCGCGCCCAGTGTCATCGGCGCCTTGCTGTCCGAATTCGATCGCGCGGGGGTGCGCCTCGTGCCGCCTTCGGTGTTCCTTCGCTGAGCGCTGTCGGCGCCGTCCGCTAACGGACCAACTGCGACACCGTCACGAGCTGGATCCCCGCCTCGTCAAACTCGGGCAGCATCGATCGCAACACGCCGGCCGTGACCTTGCCGACGTGTCCGATCGCGATCGCCTGCCCTTGGCTGAGCGCGATCCTGATCAGCGCGTGGAACTGGCCACGCACGTAGGCGTCCGTGTTCTGGTTGTCGAGGAACACGGCGCGCGTTCCGGTCGGCACGCCCATCTCCCGGGCGACCTGAGCGGCCACCGAGCGCGGCGATGTCAAGCTGTCCACGAAGAAGAGCTGCCGCGTCTTGATCACCGAGATGACGTCCCGCATCACCCGCGGGTCCGCGGTGCCGCGAGACCCCTCGTGGTTGTTCGCGCCCACGGCGGTGGGGACCGTCGCGAGGTCGCCTCGGACGGTCTCCTGGATCGCGGCGTCGGGCATGTCCACCGTGACCACCCCCGGGCCGAGCGGGATCGACGGGTCCAGTGGCTGCACCGGCAGGTGCAAGATGATCTGCACGCCGTGGGCTGGGGCCTCCTGCGCGATCTCGGTGGAGAAGGGGAGGTGGGGAAGGACCGACATGGTGACCGGCCGGCCGAGCGCCATGACCTCGCGGGCGGCCGCGAGACTGTAGCCGGCGTCATCGAAGATGACCGCCACCCGCGCGCGCCCCGGCCCGGCCGGGCCGACGGGATGCTCCGGGGCCTGCGTGGATGGCTGCGGGGCCGACGGCGTGGATCCCGCCGACGGCGCCCCTGGGGTCTGCTGCGGTGTCGACGCTCCGGGTCGACGAGGGGGGGCCTGCTGCGGCGAGCGGGGGTGCATTGTCGGCCCGGGCGCGACCGCGACCGGTGACCGCGTCACGGGACGGCTGTGAGACGCCCACAGCGCTCCGAGCACCAGCCCGACGCCAAGCAGCACGCCGAGTAACAGCGCGCTCAACCACTGCGAGGATTGCCGGCGAGCCGATCGCCGTCGCGCCATGCGTGTCCTCCCTTTCGGATTCCGTCTCTGGGCCGGCGGGCAGCGCGAGGGGCCGTCCCGACGCTACGGGGCCCCGGACTGCTGGGCCGTGAGATACCGCTGGATGCCGTTGAGAATGCCCCGCGCGAACAGTTGTTGCGTCGCGGGGTCCCGCAGCATCTGTTCCTCCCGCGGGTTCGTGACAAACGCGGTCTCCACGAGCACGGCGGGGATCTGTCTGGTGTCGAGGAGCACCTCGAACCGCGCCTGGGTCGGAGGCCGCGGCGTGAGGTTGACCGCGCGGCTCACCTCGTCCTGCACGTACTGGGCGAGGGGGACGCTCTGCGGTGTGTAGTAGAACGTCTGGGTACCGTTTGCGTTGGCGTCCACGGAGGCGTTCGCGTGGATGCTCACGAACAGGGTCGCTCCGCCTCGCTGCGCGATGGACGCGCGATCGTCGAGTGGGACAAACTCATCCCTGTCGCGCACCATGACGGTGTCGATGTGCTGCTGGGCCAGCAGCGCGCGGAGGTCTTGGGCGATCGCGAGCACCACGTCCTTCTCGCGAACCCCGGTCGGACCGGTCGCGCCCGGGTCGCTCCCGCCGTGGCCCGCATCGATCGCGACGACGACCGGACCGCGGGGGCCGGAGGCGGGTAACGGTCCCGCTCCGGGCGCGCCTGCGGCTGCGGCGCCGAGGCCGACCAACGTCTCTGTCGGGTCGGCGCCGGCGCGCACGGCAAACGGCGCGGGACGGGCCAGTTCGACGACGACCCGCACGATGTCCGGCGCCTTGTGGAATTGCGCCGCGCGGATTTGGACGACGAGCCCGTCGTTCACGTCCAGCGTCTGTTTCACCGGGACAAACACGGCGTCCTGGGCATCCAGCACGACCCGGTCCGGGTTGCGCAGCACGTGCTGCGTGATCCGGAGCGGCTGGGTACTCGTGATCGAGAGCCGCCCGCCGCCGTCGACGTGCTGATAGGCGACATTCAGGATGCGCGGCTCGCCGGAAGCCGCGGGCGAAATGGAGCCGCGGGGCTCCGGCAGGCTGCCGGTCGTGACGGTGAGGGTCGCATGCCGGCCGGTCGTATCGGATGCCAGTCGGAACCGGACCGGTCCCGTGACCGCGAAGGTCACCTCGCTGCCGGACGGGAGCGTGGCCACGGTGATGCTCGTGAGCGGGCCTTCGTGGACGTCGATCGTCGGTTGCGGGAGCCGGGCGAGCGCGCCGTCCACGTCCACCACCACGCGGTCGGGACCGCGCAGAAAGGCAGCGCGTGCGTGAAGCGGCGCCGTCGCGTCGAACTGG
This genomic window from bacterium contains:
- a CDS encoding alpha-ketoacid dehydrogenase subunit beta yields the protein MAQMSYLEAIRDALQGEMRRDPRVFVLGEDIGVYGGAFGITRGFVEEFGAWRVIDAPLAETANVGAGIGAAVLGMRPVVEMQFADFVSDAFTQVVNVAAKFHWRTGTPLPLVLRLPYGGDVKGGPFHSQCMEAWFVHTPGLKVVAPAFADDAKGLLTAAIRDPNPVMFFEHKHLYRYRTEDVPDGEHTTPIGVARTVRDGTTLSVFSYGWMLHKCLAAADAVARDGIDAEVLDLRSLAPLDREAILGSVRKTGKALVVHEAVRTAGVGAEVASLIGEEAFDALDGPVVRLAGKDAPVPHSPVLEAAFQPSADEIASAIRALAAY
- a CDS encoding class I SAM-dependent methyltransferase; translation: MDEAALFHLLDELAEFGRAHDARESERSRRLLNITPEAGRFLSILVRVLGARTILELGTSNGYSTIWLAWAASATGGHVTTVDQAPHKVAMARENLARAGVGGRVTIREARILDVLPSIAGPVDFILLDADRPSYLTYLGPLLRLLRPGGLLATDNVVSHASEVTAFMARLRADPALETVTLPVGSGVELTYKRTP
- a CDS encoding adenine deaminase C-terminal domain-containing protein; translated protein: MAAGRQPADRYLESATLLNVYSGELYRANVAIAGGRVAYVGSGRTMVGPDTDVLTLAGKVLAPGYIDPHTHITGMVTPVEFAREVLRTGTTALVADTLQIQLQTPPELIVELLARLSAMPVHVYWFLRPDAASPLPDETMFSIERLTPLLEQESVRAVGEVTRWPDLYRGDEDLFRKIALAFSTGRRIEGHAPGASPDRLVALAAAGWSADHEAITPDEALARLRAGIYTMLRHSSLRPDLPALAQAVTAERAASARLMLTTDGPETTTIAESGYMDHVIRQAIASGIPPIPAYQMATLNPATYFDLDEEIGGIGPGRRADIAVLDDLRDPTPSLVLAAGEIAVRDRATVATFPDVDWPRYFPRRIRPDWHPRPELFETTAGDLAAAGDGTSSRVPASPPDSVSFPVMHLENSVITRRRDMTVPVRNGVLAWPSDVVRLALLDPAGRWITNGALSNFVTRLGGMASSFNVNAHLIVLGQDPADMAHATRRVLEIGGGIVAVERGTTLLELPLPIAGVMSPDRLPAVADQVRGLYAFLRARGYAHADPHYSLLFLPIDSLPDVRVTYRGVWDVRRGETLVPRRDLPSPA
- a CDS encoding tRNA-binding protein, producing the protein MKGLEAFEALDMRVGRIRRAERHPKARKPSYMLWIDFGPYGERTSSAQLTDLYRPEDLVGRQVVAAFNLGARAIAGFTSEVLVLGAADPERRVVLLSLERDVPDGTKIF
- a CDS encoding leucyl aminopeptidase, with product MRFGLGDTAPHRTQCDLLALPVSEPGTLSGPAADVDGATGGRLAELARVEGFTGKQGTTVMHFAPDAPFRRVLLVGTGAGSDHERLRRYAAVTVRRAREARAVRIALHTGPDGSDAAERVRAIVEGAGLGAYRFDKYRGGTDTPVQEATVLVPTGAQEALGAALRLGEAAVRATCLARDLVNEPANVMTPAGLADAARAVAERDGLRFRVIELDEARRMGMGLFAAVAAASDQPPKFIVLTYEPKGSGGGERPRRTVAIVGKGITFDSGGLDIKGASGMATMKGDMGGAAAVVGAMSALRAHDVPVRVLGIATATENMISGHAMRPGDIIRSLAGKTVEITNTDAEGRLVLADGLAFAVREGATELIDLATLTGSCVIALGDYTAGIMGNDQTLQERLVRAAALAGEQVWQLPMYEEYLEAMRGEISDLKNSAGRQAGAERAAAFIGEFVGATPWAHLDIAGPAFCEEKSAPPYMPMGGTGFGVRTLLRYLASSD
- a CDS encoding divergent polysaccharide deacetylase family protein, encoding MVRALAVVLVVAAAVGTVGPAPGAGRSASAAIVLVHAGASLAALAPIYAMRRPFGLGIRPRQPYSVEISKDAPAHGLEAVLDLPVGTAGSAVPAITARMSDDEIRRTTLDDLVTAPGVVGLRADAGAYGVPNARVLRDVLQVVRARGAWFLAAGDDDSGASAIARELGVPVLVVTDDLDATPTPDAIAAGVRRLITRARGTGMAIGVARLETPAPSVIGALLSEFDRAGVRLVPPSVFLR
- a CDS encoding divergent polysaccharide deacetylase family protein, whose translation is MARRRSARRQSSQWLSALLLGVLLGVGLVLGALWASHSRPVTRSPVAVAPGPTMHPRSPQQAPPRRPGASTPQQTPGAPSAGSTPSAPQPSTQAPEHPVGPAGPGRARVAVIFDDAGYSLAAAREVMALGRPVTMSVLPHLPFSTEIAQEAPAHGVQIILHLPVQPLDPSIPLGPGVVTVDMPDAAIQETVRGDLATVPTAVGANNHEGSRGTADPRVMRDVISVIKTRQLFFVDSLTSPRSVAAQVAREMGVPTGTRAVFLDNQNTDAYVRGQFHALIRIALSQGQAIAIGHVGKVTAGVLRSMLPEFDEAGIQLVTVSQLVR
- a CDS encoding N-acetylmuramoyl-L-alanine amidase, which codes for MALRARRALCGALVAVLAATFLVSLPTAPARAQAVAIRAIANGQPVFLRGDAILQDSVVMAPYQGLSEPLGIHASWDPRGQTLTLVSPAGDEMQLRPDDPYATVNGERRPIPIPLVSVFGRVLIPVQWVFDTLGDITSYDAATRTVTISAQITGIAWRAVGEGLEVQFDATAPLHARAAFLRGPDRVVVDVDGALARLPQPTIDVHEGPLTSITVATLPSGSEVTFAVTGPVRFRLASDTTGRHATLTVTTGSLPEPRGSISPAASGEPRILNVAYQHVDGGGRLSITSTQPLRITQHVLRNPDRVVLDAQDAVFVPVKQTLDVNDGLVVQIRAAQFHKAPDIVRVVVELARPAPFAVRAGADPTETLVGLGAAAAGAPGAGPLPASGPRGPVVVAIDAGHGGSDPGATGPTGVREKDVVLAIAQDLRALLAQQHIDTVMVRDRDEFVPLDDRASIAQRGGATLFVSIHANASVDANANGTQTFYYTPQSVPLAQYVQDEVSRAVNLTPRPPTQARFEVLLDTRQIPAVLVETAFVTNPREEQMLRDPATQQLFARGILNGIQRYLTAQQSGAP